AGAAGTAAGTGCCGCCCGATTCCGTCTTACCTTGGATCGTGATGGTATCGGGTTTCGGTTCTTGCTCGATCGCGGAGTCGTTCGATTCCGGTTCTTCGTCGTCAATCGACGCGAGAGCCGGGGAGGCGAAGGCCTCGGGGGAGCGCGAAAAGGAGACTTCGACGCTCCCATCGCGCTCGTAGGCTCGATAGGGAACCTCGTCCTCGAGGTCGAAAACGACGCGGGTGATTTGTGGATTGTTAGTGCTGAACTGAGCGACCCGCACCCGGCTCACACCGATTTGGTCGATGGAATGGGCCGCCCTTGCGACGGAGTTGACCACTCCGGTGAAGTCGAAGACCAGCCGCTTCGGCGCGTCGAGCTCGAAGCTCGTGTAGTTGAGCCGGCCATTCGCTTCGAGAACGACGCTCAGAACGTCACCCACCATCTTGTGGGAGACGCCCGATAGCGCCGACGCGGGCCTCGTGGATACTTTGGGTTTGGGTACTTTGGGGACCCCCGGCTCGCTTCCCGTGGCCTGCGGAGCCGAGCTCGCAGCCCGACTCGCATTCTCGGCCGCGGGAGCGGAAGGAACAGGCGGCGGCGATGGTGGCGGAGCGGCTTGAACCATCGACTCGGGGGAGCTCGACGGAGCCGACTGCCCGATCTCGCCTCCGTCGAAGACCAGGTTCAACGCCTGATCCGAGCCTGAAATCTGGTAAGGCACGACGGCGGCGAGCTTGACCTCGATGCGAGAGAGTTTCTTCCCGTTTGCACCCACGAGATTCGTCGCGAGGATCGATTCGACTTCGCGACTTCCCACCACGGTGCGTTCGTTCAGCGCGGAGATATCGACGGCGGGAAGATCGATGACTAGCGTGTGCGGATCGGGGCTGTAATGTGTGTAGAGGACGGCCCCGGTCGTCTCGAACCAGACGCGGGTCTCGCTCGGCCCTACGTGGTAGCGCACCGCGCGGATGGTGGCCGAGTCGGAAGTCGCTTCCTCTCCTGTAACCTGAGCCGACACTTCCGTCATCTGGGTCGAGGCGACTAGGCACAACGGCGCCAGGAGACGGAGAAGTGACCTCGAAGGAATCATCGTGTGCCCTCCTCCACCGGATAGAGCGATTTTTCAACCTGCTGGAATTTCTCGATACGCAGGGGATCGTTGATCTCTTGACGAAACACGACTTTCTCGTCGTCGATCGCCTGGATGCTCCCGTCGTAGAGCCTTTCTCCGATTCTGGCGAAGTAGCTCTTGTTATCGGTGCCCTGGATCAACGCAATGTAACCATCTTTGGTCTTGACGATACCTCTCAAGCTCACCTCTTGAATGAGCATGCCAGCAAGGCCCTGAGGACGTTGCCCCTCGGGCAACAGGATGTCGATTCCCAGGGCAAGGCTCACGAAAGGGTCGCGCCGGCCGCCGGCTTCGTATCGATAGCCCGAGCCCTCGGTGAGCTCGATCGCGTCGGGTACCGGCTCGACGTCGGGCGGTTGCTCGCCCTCCGCCGGCGGCGTCTGGGCCTCCTCGGCTGGAGGTTGCCCTTCAGCGGCGGGAGGTTGCGTCTGCGAGACCGAGAGCTCCGCCACGAGGACGAGTAAGGACGCGGTCCATACTAGTCGCATCTTACGCTCTTGCACCCACATGATTCATACCTCGTACCTCGCGCCTTGAAGCATGATTCTCCGGGTTGAACTTCTGCAAAACGGAATCGCCGTCCTATCTTCTCGCCGCGGCCCCGCTTGTCGCCGCCGCCCCGCTTGCGGCCGCCCCCGCGGGAGCACCGGGGGGCGCCGCCTGAGGCTCGATGAAAACGAAAGTCGTCGCGGTGCAGTTCGCCGTGATCGTGGAAGAGATCGACGGATCCCGCTTCGCGTCGACTTCGAGATTGCTCACGTTGACGATGCGTGACAGCCGGCTCAAGCGATCGAAGAAATAAGCCAGATTGTGATAGCTGCCATCGAGCTCGAGACTGATGGGCCATTCGGCGTAGAACTCCTGAGGCCGCGTCGCCTCGGGCTTGAAGCGCAACACGTCGAGACTCGACTCCGCCGCGAGCTGCTGCACCTTGCGAAGGAGATCGTCGACTTCCTTCTCGCTGGGAAGAATCCGTGAGAGTGCCTGGAGAGTGGCCTCCTTGCGCTCGACTTCTCGCCGAAACTCCGGAAGCCTCGCCGCGGTCGTCTTGGCATTCTCGACCTCGGCCTGGAGGTTTCTTTGCTGCGTCGTCTTGTTCTGGATCTCCTGCTGCATCGGCGAGTAGACGAACCACCAGAACAGGCCGTAGAGCGCGCCGCCCAAAATGGCGAAGACCACTATCTGCGATCCGAACGACATCCTATCCATGGCTCTGCTCCTCTCTCACCGGGCTCCCGCTGGAGCCCCTGCACCGCCTGCGGGTGAGGGGGCGACGGGCTGCCCCTCTGGCTGCGGAGACACGAGCTGCGTCCTCAACTGAAACTGGGTGAACTCCTGCTCCTGCCGACGGTCGACTTGAGCGTCGATCAGCTCGACGTCCTGAAACCAGTCGCTGTCCTCGAGCTTGCGGATGTAATCGGCAATGCTGACATAAGAGGCCGCCATGCCGTCGATGGTCACGGTGGGACCTCGCTGGGAGAGCTGCGTGAGCCAGACGAACTCCGGGAGCTCGGAGGAGAGGGCATCGAGCATTCGCACCGGCCCCTCCCTCTGGCTCTTCAGCCGCTCGATCAAGCGCTCTTTCTCTTCCAGCTCGGCGAGCTTGGCCTGGTACTCCTGCACCTGACGAATGATCGGGGCGA
This window of the Vicinamibacteria bacterium genome carries:
- a CDS encoding AMIN domain-containing protein codes for the protein MIPSRSLLRLLAPLCLVASTQMTEVSAQVTGEEATSDSATIRAVRYHVGPSETRVWFETTGAVLYTHYSPDPHTLVIDLPAVDISALNERTVVGSREVESILATNLVGANGKKLSRIEVKLAAVVPYQISGSDQALNLVFDGGEIGQSAPSSSPESMVQAAPPPSPPPVPSAPAAENASRAASSAPQATGSEPGVPKVPKPKVSTRPASALSGVSHKMVGDVLSVVLEANGRLNYTSFELDAPKRLVFDFTGVVNSVARAAHSIDQIGVSRVRVAQFSTNNPQITRVVFDLEDEVPYRAYERDGSVEVSFSRSPEAFASPALASIDDEEPESNDSAIEQEPKPDTITIQGKTESGGTYFLSQEASPSSPEDSSLEPVKLTAQNLSMGNPMPLLPSPPPAQEPVPQPSALPGSQTFIAPGGQQPGERVYTGELISLDFKDGDIQDIFRLFADISGLNIVVQPGVTGRITLKLVEVPWDQALELILKTNKLGYVVEGNVIRIAPLSELATEEAERRRLAEEQALAGNLFTQTRVLSYAKAAEIEPLLQRNLSARGDIVIDTRTNTVIFTDLADQMAAINQLIDTLDTPIPGVEIEARIVV
- the pilO gene encoding type 4a pilus biogenesis protein PilO encodes the protein MDRMSFGSQIVVFAILGGALYGLFWWFVYSPMQQEIQNKTTQQRNLQAEVENAKTTAARLPEFRREVERKEATLQALSRILPSEKEVDDLLRKVQQLAAESSLDVLRFKPEATRPQEFYAEWPISLELDGSYHNLAYFFDRLSRLSRIVNVSNLEVDAKRDPSISSTITANCTATTFVFIEPQAAPPGAPAGAAASGAAATSGAAARR
- a CDS encoding PilN domain-containing protein, which codes for MMIRVNLLGSKEPIGGAGAIIESHIPGGEGSERKGVLAAIAILGLAVALIVVQYLSATRTISQLDQEIQQLNEEKNRLAPIIRQVQEYQAKLAELEEKERLIERLKSQREGPVRMLDALSSELPEFVWLTQLSQRGPTVTIDGMAASYVSIADYIRKLEDSDWFQDVELIDAQVDRRQEQEFTQFQLRTQLVSPQPEGQPVAPSPAGGAGAPAGAR